DNA from Candidatus Baltobacteraceae bacterium:
AACGGCTTCGACAACGTCAAGATCACGCTTGGCGCGTTCACGACTGCCGACGTCGGTACGACGGCGTACATCAAGGTCAGCCAGAACGTGGCAGCCTTGACGAACCCGAACAACCCGGCGTTCAACTTCCAGTCGGGGGCCTACGAAGGCGACGTCATCCAAGTCGGGATCGAAGCGACGAATACCTCGACCTTGCGTATCTCGAACGTCAACCTCGCGATCTCGTCCTCCGGAAACCCGTCACTGGGTGCCGAGGACACGATCGGTCAGATCGACAACGCGCTGCAGCGTCTGCTCAACCAGCAGGCTCAACTCGGTGCGGTGGTCGTGCGCTTGAACATCGACGAGGACAGCGACAACGTTGCAGCCACCAACCTGCAAGCTGCCGAGTCGAACATCCGCGACCTCAACGTCGGTCAGGCGACGACGGAGTTCACGAAGCTGCAGATCCTGGTGCAGGTCGGCACCTCGGTCTTGGCTCAGAGCAACGCCAACGCGCAATCGGTCCTAACGCTCTTCCGATAAGTCCCGGAAGGGTAGGGAGCTCACAGAGCCCGCCGTCTCGGCGGGCTCTGGGTTTTTTATAGGACTCGACCGAAAACCGTAAGGATGCCGATTCACGTCCGCTCGAAGCGGCGCAGCGCGTCCGTTCCGCTCCAGCAGAGCGCGGTTAGATCCAAGCAGGGCGACCTGCCGTTCGGTCTGCCGCGCCCGGCGTCCGATCGCGTGCAGAAACCGCCCGGCATCAGTCTCTGCATGATCGTCAAGAACGAAGAGCGGTTTCTCGAGCAATGCCTTGAGAGCGCCAAGGACGTCGTCGACGAGATGATCGTCGTCGATACCGGCTCTACCGACCGGACCGTTGAGATTGCCAAATCCTACGGCGCGGTTGTGGTCGAACGCCCCTGGCGCGACGACTTCGCATGGGCGCGCAATCAGGCGTTGGAGCTGGCGACCAAGCGTTGGATTCTCGTGCTCGATGCCGACGAGGAGTTGACCCCCGAATCGAAACCGGCACTCATGCAGCTCAAGGACGTTCCGGCCGAGCACACCGCGGTATGGGCGCGCATAAACAACAAAGCCGACGACTATCGGGGAACGGGCTCGATGTCGCACGCGCTCGTGCGCATCTTTCCCAACGCGCAAGAGATTCGGTACGCGGGCTTGATCCACGAGTTTCCGACGATCGGCGGCGACCGCAACGGTTTGAAGGCCGTCATTGCGCAGGTGAGCATCGTTCACCACGGATACGTCAAGGAGATCGTGCACCAGCGCGAAAAAGGCGCGCGGAATCTGGCGATGGTTCGTGCCGCCGCCGCAGCCGAGCCCGACGACCCATTCCACTGGTTCAATCTCGGCACGACCGCGTTTTTGGTCGAAGACTACGAGATGGCGCGAGACGCGTTGGAGAAAATGCGCGCGATGGTCGGCAACGAGCGCCGCGGTTTTATGCCCAACGGTCTCTCGGTGCTGGCCGAAACGTATTGCGACAAACTGGGAATGCCCGAAGAAGGCGAACGGGTTGCACGTCACGCGTTGGTGATTACGCCGAATTATGCAAACGCCCACTTTCAGCTGGGCAAAGCATTGGTCGCGCAAGGAAGGCTCGACGAGGCGCGGGAGGCATATCTCGCCGCGATCGACGACCGAAACCACGCATCGCACCAGTTCGTCTTGGACGATCAGGTCTACATTTGGAAAGCGCAGAGCGAACTGGGCTCGACGTACGTTCTCGAGAAGAACGACGAGAAAGCGATCAAGTGGTTCGAGAAAGGGTTGAAGAACGCGCCCCAAGCGGAGCCGCTGCACATCAACCGCGCACGCGCGCTCGAACGATTGGGAAAGTTCGATGAAGCGGAGAAAGGGTACCGCAGCGTCTACGAGCTGCATCGAAGCGACGACTCGGGTATCGAGTACGTGAACTTCTTGTTGCGGCGCCAGCGCGAACGTGAGGCGCTCGCCGTCATCGAGGAGTGTTACCCGTCGTGCGTGCCGTCCAAAGCCGTACCGCTGCTGATGGCGGGTGCCGCCGTCGCAAAGCGTATGGGCTCGGCCGACGACGAACGCTATCTCCTCGAAGCGGCGAGGTTGATGCCCTGGTCGGCCGAGATCCTCGATCCACTCGAAGCCCTGCTGCACGAGCGCGGGAAAGACTCGGAGATCGCGTCGCTCATCGAGCGCGAGGAGCGCGAGTCGCCGGTGACGGCGTCCGACTTTGCCCGCCGGGCGCGCAGAGCGATCGCCGCCGGCCGATCCGCCGAAGGTTTGGAGCTCGCGCGCGGAGGCCTCGAAAAGGATCCCGAACAGCCGCTGTTGCGATACGCGGCCGCCGCCGCGCACGCGCAGCTGGGCGAAGACGACGCCGCGATCGAGATGTTGAACGCGATTGGGGAAGCGCCGCCGCCGCTGCAGGTTGCCATATTCACCCTAAAGGCAAATCTTTTGCGTACCCGCGGACGCGTCGACGAGGGCATCGACTCCATTCGGCGGGCGCTCGAAATCGATCGCGGCAACGAAGACGCGATGCGTGCCGCACTGGAGCTCTCCGCGTGCTGCCTGCGCGAGCAACGCTTTGCCGACGCCGCGGCGATCGCGGACTTCGCGTTGCAACGGAGCTGAGCTTTTTGGACTACTCGATCGTCATACCGGTTTTCAATAAAGCGTCCCTGACTCGACACTGTTTGCAAACGCTTCGTCCGTCCCTCGATGGCGCCGGCGAGGGCGAGATCATCGTCGTCGACAACGCTTCGACCGACGAAACGCCGGAAATGCTTGCGGAGTTTCCTTGGATCCGGTTGATTCGTAACGAGAAAAATCTCGGCTTCGCCGGCGCCAACAACCAAGCCGCAAGAGAGGCGCGCGGCAAGTATCTCGTGCTGCTCAACAACGATACGCAAGGGTTGGAGGGATGGCTTGCGGCGATGCTGGAGACGGCGGCGCAGCCGGACGTCGGCATCGTCGGCGCGCGGCTCCTCTATCCGAACGATACCATCCAACACGCGGGCGTCGTTATCGCGCCGCTGCTGTTTGGCCGCGCGGGATTGGCGCCGTACCATTACGCGTGGAAGGCCGCTGCGAACGCTCCGAACGTCGGCGAGCGTCACGAGTACCAAATCGTTACCGGCGCGTGCATGGTGACCCCGCGCGAGTTGTACGATCGGGTCGGAGGCTTGGACGAAGTCTATTGGAACGGCTATGAAGACGTCGATTACTGCCTCAAGGTTCGCGCTGAAGGACTCAAGGTGATCTACGAGCCGAAGGCGACACTGTACCACTTTGAGTCGCAGTCGGGCGTTCAACGCTTTCGCAAGGTGTCGTGGAACATTCATACCTTGGCCGAGCGATGGACCGGTGCCGTCGCGTTTGACTCCAACTCGCGCAACGTGGAAAACGGCGAAATTCCGGTACTCCAACGCGATGAAAATGCGGCGATGGTTACTCTTCTAACGCCGACGCCGCCCGCGGACCTGATCGTGCATGGGGAGATCGATAAAGAGCTGCGGCGCGAGCTTGAAGTCTCGCTGCGAGCCTGTCGTTCGCCCATCGCCGCAATCGACTTTTGCGACTCGTCGGAGGCGCTCGCTCGGGCGCGCGACGCAATGCAGATACGAGGCGAGCGGTTTTTAGTGCTGATCGACGCACGTTGCCGCTTGACGACCGGGTGGCTTGACGAAATGGTGGCGCAGACCGCCGCCCCGACGAACGTTGCAGCGGTCACGAGCGTGCCGGAACTTCCGTATGGCGAAAACGTCGTTACGCTTGCCGCCGACGCCCGCTGCACGCTCCTCTCGCTCAAGCAGTTCCCGCAACACCTAGAACTGGGCGATTTCGACACTCTGGGCGGCGCGGTGGCCGACCTGCTCTTGCGTTGCGTCGAGTTCGAGAGGGCCACGCGCGGCGTTACGAAGTCAATCGGTAGTATACCGCCCGGCGCCGAGGACGCTTCCTTTCACGCGGCCGCAGCGCGCGCGCTGACCTCGGTTTTCGACACCGATCCCGGAGCGATCGAAAGCGTGCTTCGATCTCGCGAGAACGCGGCTGTGCCCCTCGTTTCGATCGTCATGCTCAGCTGGAACGCGCCTGCGTTTACGAAGAAGGCTCTCGAATCGATTTACAGCCGTACGCGCGAACCGTATGAGGTGGTGATCGTCGACAACGGATCGGGCGCCGAAACGCTGGAGATGCTGCGCGCGATAGACGACCCGCACGTGCGGGTCGTCTATAATTCGACCAATCGGGGTTTTTCCGGCGGAAACAACGACGGCATCGTCGCATCGCGCGGCCGGTACGTCGTGTTTCTCAACAACGACGTGATCGTGACGGAAGGGTGGCTCGATAGCCTAACGGCGCCGTTTCGTCATTCCCCCGGAATCGGCGTCACCGCGCCGCGAAGCAATAAGGTCGTAGGACACCAACAGCTTGCCGACGCGGTGTATCAGTCTGAAGAAGGCATGATCGCGTTCGCACAGCGGCGACGGGAGCTCAACGAGGAGCGGGGATACTTCGCCGACCGGGCAATAGGCTTGTGCTTGTGCGTGGATCGCCGCGTCCTCGACCAAGTCGGCGGTTTCGACGAGCGCTTCGCACTGGGCAACTTCGAAGACGACGATTTCTGCATTCGCGTCCGCGCCGCGGGATACGGAATTTTTATCTGCGACGATGCGTTCATTCACCATTTCGGCAGTGCGTCGTTCGCCGCAAATAACGTCGATTACACCAAGACCATGCACGCAAATTGGACGCGCTTCGCGGAAAAGTGGGGATTTTCAAGGGAGTTTCCGGTCAACGGCTACCACCCGCGCCGCGCGATCGCTAAGGGATTCGATCGCTCGACGCACTTCGCGCCGCTGCCGGTCGAAGCGGCGAGCGGCGAATCCGATCTGCCTGCGGGCGTGCGAATGGTCTTCTGCGCCGAGGTGCACGAAGAGCGCGATTGGGCCAGAACTGCGGAGTTTCTCAAGCGCTTTGCGCGTTCGTTTACCATTGACGACGGCGCAATGTTGGCAATCGGGGCTTTCGGGTCCGAAAGCGCGGAAACGCTTGCCGCCAGGGTTCGGCGGATTTTTGCGCGGGCCGGCGTCGACCCGGAACGGTCCGGATACGTGGAGATCAGCGATGAAGATCGCGCCGAGCAATGGCGCCGGCGATTCGAGCACGTGCGCGCGATCGACTTGCCGGCGTTGAACGATCGGAGCCCAAGCGCCTTGAGGCGCTTGGTGAAGGAGTCTTCGTGAGGCAGCACGATCGGTTTGCGCAACTCGTGCCGCACATCGACGCCGAGCGGTTTCATCGCGTCGTGCGTGCGGAACACCTTGCGGCGGCTCGTCTCGACACCGGTTTTTCAGCGCGCATCGACAACTACGGGACGCTCGATCTGGTGTTCGTTGCACGCGACGAAATTCAAGTCGTTCCTTTTATCGTCGTTCAGGGCCTGATGCTGTTCTTACGCGAGGCCAGCCCTTTCGTCTGGCCCGTGTGGCTTCCGCCGATGCGCGCGGCGCTCGTACGCGAGATCGAAGCGGCGGTCGAGCCGTGGCTGCGATCGCTTGCGGTGGCGCGATTCGTCAACGGCGAGGCCGTGAAGTTCTTCGAGTGCACGCCGGAGTTCCGCGAACTGTTTGCGCGAGTGCGGGCTTTGGGGTTCGTTGGTGCGGCCGCGACGGAGGATGCGATCGTCGCCGTTTCTCCGTACGTCTTCGCACAGCGGTTTGCCGCCGATGGGCGCGTCGCGATTGCCGACGTTCGCGGCGCCGGTGGTGCGGCGATTCTCGCGCGCCGGGCGACGGTTCACGTCGACCTCGGCGATCGATTGCGAAACGAGGACGCTGGGCGCTGGTTCGGGCCGGCGGCGTTCGAGAAGGCGATCGCGGAAGGCCCCTACGAGCTTGCGATCGGCGATCGCGCGATGCTCCCGAAGGCGAGGGTCACCGTCGCGCTCGAGGACGCGGGGAACGGCGAACGCACGGTCCGCGTCGCGCAACCGATTCCGTTGTCGGTGATGGTGAGCTTCGACGTAGGCGACGGCGGCGAGGTACGCCGGTTCGCGGTTGCCGCCCCAGCCGTGACGTTGCGCGAGCATGCCGGCCTTGCGACTCCGGTTATCGGCGGTTCGGCGGGGCGTATAGGCATCGTGGTGCGCGATGACTATCTCGGAGTGCCCGACGCCGACGGCGACGCGGCGCTGGCTTTGGCCGATCACCTCAACGCGCAAGGTTTTAGCGCAAAGGTGGTGGGCGCGAGCCACGTGCGCACGGTCGATTTCGATCTGCTGCACGTGTTTGGTTACCGCTGCGCCGGCTCTTTGGCTGGAGCGCTGGCGCGGGCGCAAGGGCCGCGCCCGCCGATCGTCATTCAGCCATACCTCGACGACCCGAAGTGCGAAGCGGAGTGGGGGAGCGCCGTCACCGCCGAGTCGCTGGCAAACGCTGCCGACGAAGCGCTGCGTGCGACCTATGCCGCGGCGATTGCCAATCGCCGGCTCGCGGCGAAAACG
Protein-coding regions in this window:
- a CDS encoding flagellin, whose amino-acid sequence is NGFDNVKITLGAFTTADVGTTAYIKVSQNVAALTNPNNPAFNFQSGAYEGDVIQVGIEATNTSTLRISNVNLAISSSGNPSLGAEDTIGQIDNALQRLLNQQAQLGAVVVRLNIDEDSDNVAATNLQAAESNIRDLNVGQATTEFTKLQILVQVGTSVLAQSNANAQSVLTLFR
- a CDS encoding glycosyltransferase — translated: MPIHVRSKRRSASVPLQQSAVRSKQGDLPFGLPRPASDRVQKPPGISLCMIVKNEERFLEQCLESAKDVVDEMIVVDTGSTDRTVEIAKSYGAVVVERPWRDDFAWARNQALELATKRWILVLDADEELTPESKPALMQLKDVPAEHTAVWARINNKADDYRGTGSMSHALVRIFPNAQEIRYAGLIHEFPTIGGDRNGLKAVIAQVSIVHHGYVKEIVHQREKGARNLAMVRAAAAAEPDDPFHWFNLGTTAFLVEDYEMARDALEKMRAMVGNERRGFMPNGLSVLAETYCDKLGMPEEGERVARHALVITPNYANAHFQLGKALVAQGRLDEAREAYLAAIDDRNHASHQFVLDDQVYIWKAQSELGSTYVLEKNDEKAIKWFEKGLKNAPQAEPLHINRARALERLGKFDEAEKGYRSVYELHRSDDSGIEYVNFLLRRQREREALAVIEECYPSCVPSKAVPLLMAGAAVAKRMGSADDERYLLEAARLMPWSAEILDPLEALLHERGKDSEIASLIEREERESPVTASDFARRARRAIAAGRSAEGLELARGGLEKDPEQPLLRYAAAAAHAQLGEDDAAIEMLNAIGEAPPPLQVAIFTLKANLLRTRGRVDEGIDSIRRALEIDRGNEDAMRAALELSACCLREQRFADAAAIADFALQRS
- a CDS encoding glycosyltransferase family 2 protein, coding for MLPARATLCRRRGDRGLRVATELSFLDYSIVIPVFNKASLTRHCLQTLRPSLDGAGEGEIIVVDNASTDETPEMLAEFPWIRLIRNEKNLGFAGANNQAAREARGKYLVLLNNDTQGLEGWLAAMLETAAQPDVGIVGARLLYPNDTIQHAGVVIAPLLFGRAGLAPYHYAWKAAANAPNVGERHEYQIVTGACMVTPRELYDRVGGLDEVYWNGYEDVDYCLKVRAEGLKVIYEPKATLYHFESQSGVQRFRKVSWNIHTLAERWTGAVAFDSNSRNVENGEIPVLQRDENAAMVTLLTPTPPADLIVHGEIDKELRRELEVSLRACRSPIAAIDFCDSSEALARARDAMQIRGERFLVLIDARCRLTTGWLDEMVAQTAAPTNVAAVTSVPELPYGENVVTLAADARCTLLSLKQFPQHLELGDFDTLGGAVADLLLRCVEFERATRGVTKSIGSIPPGAEDASFHAAAARALTSVFDTDPGAIESVLRSRENAAVPLVSIVMLSWNAPAFTKKALESIYSRTREPYEVVIVDNGSGAETLEMLRAIDDPHVRVVYNSTNRGFSGGNNDGIVASRGRYVVFLNNDVIVTEGWLDSLTAPFRHSPGIGVTAPRSNKVVGHQQLADAVYQSEEGMIAFAQRRRELNEERGYFADRAIGLCLCVDRRVLDQVGGFDERFALGNFEDDDFCIRVRAAGYGIFICDDAFIHHFGSASFAANNVDYTKTMHANWTRFAEKWGFSREFPVNGYHPRRAIAKGFDRSTHFAPLPVEAASGESDLPAGVRMVFCAEVHEERDWARTAEFLKRFARSFTIDDGAMLAIGAFGSESAETLAARVRRIFARAGVDPERSGYVEISDEDRAEQWRRRFEHVRAIDLPALNDRSPSALRRLVKESS